The DNA segment tatactgtattggtgtttttctttctggcttacttcactctgtataataggctccagtttcatccacctcattagaactgattcaaatgtattctttttaatggctgagtactactccattgtgtatatgtaccacagctttcttatccatttgtctgctgatggacagctaggttgcttctatgtcctggctattttttttttctttttttttttttaaattttattttatttttaaactttacaatattgtattagttttgccaaatatcgaaatgaatccgccacaggtatacccacgttccccatcctgaaccctcctccctcccctcccctccctctgggttgtcccagtgtaccagccccaagcatccagtaccatgcatcaaacctggactggtgactcgtttcatacatgatattatacatgtttcaatgctattctcccaaatctccccaccctctccctctcccacagagtccataagactgatctatacatcagtgtctctttcgctgtctcgtacacagggttattgttaccatctttctaaattccatatatatgcgttagtatactgtattggtgtttttctttctggcttacttcactctgtataataggttccagtttcatccatctcattagaactgattcaaatgtattctttttaatggctgaataatactccattgtgtatatgtaccatagctttcttatccattcatctgctgatgggcatctaggttgcttccatgtcctggctattatgaacagtgctgcgatgaacattggggtacacgtgtctcttttcccttctggtttcctcagtgtatatgcccagcagtgggattgctggatcataaggcagttctatttccagttttttaaggaatctccacactgttctccatagtggctgtactagtttgcattcccaccaacagtgtaagagagttcccttttctccacaccctctccagcatttattgcttgtagacttatggattgcagccattctgactggcgtgaaatggtacctcatagtggttttgatttgcatttctctggtaatgagtgatgttgagcatcttttcatgtgtttgttagccatctgtatgtcttctttggagaaatgtctgtttagttctttggcccattttttgactggaattgagctgcaggagttgcttgtatatttttgagattacttgtcagttgcttcatttgctattattttctcccattctgaagtctgtcttttcaccttgcttatagtttcctttgttgtgcagaagcttttaattttaattaggtcccatttatttatttttgcttttatttccaatattctgggaggtgggtcatggaggatcctgctgtgatttatgtcggagagtgttttgcctatgttctcctctaagagttttatagtttctggtcttacatttagatctgtaatccattttgagtttatttttgtgtatggtgttagaaagtgttctagtttcactctttacaagtggttgaccagtttccccagcaccacttgttaaagagattgtcttttctccattgtgtattcttgcctcctttgtcaaagataaggtgtccataggtgcgtggatttatctctgggctttctattttgttccattgatctatacttctgtctttgtgccagtaccatactgtcttgatgactgtggctttgtagtagagcctgaagtcaggcaggttgattcctctagttccattcttctttctcaagattgctttggctagtcgaGGTTTTTTAAGCTCTTTGTTaaacttctcactgtgttcattctTCACCTGGGTTTATTGAATATCTTTATGATTATCATCTTGAACTCTTTATTGGATAGATTCCTTATTTCTACTTAGTTCTTCTTCTGGGGTTTCGCCTTGTTCCTTCATGTAGAGaatattcctctgtctcctcattttgcttaattctgtttatttctatgtattatatAGGTCAGTAacttttcctgatcttagagaagtGACCTTATATAGGAGATGTCCTGTGGGGCCCAGCAGCACACTCCCACCTTGTTTCCAGAGCTATACCCTCTAGGGTGCCCCCTATATGGACTGCTGCATGGGTCCTTCTATTGTGTTGGGGCCAGCTAATATGGGAGGGCTGTTAGGCATGCTGGCCCCAGGCTTAGTTGACAGCCAGGCCCTGGCTCATGCAGTGACTGCCAGCTCACTGGTGGATGAGTCCTAGTTCAGTTGCTTGTGTAGCTTGGAGGGTCCTGGGGTTTGTCATGACCTGCTGGTGGGCAGATCCCACCGTAGTGGCTTTGCAGTATGTATAGTCATAGCGCTGGTTTCAGCCTCTTGGCGGGTAGGCCCATGTCCCAACTTGGCTAGCTgggcagtccaaggagtcacagtGCTGGTGCCAGCTTACTGGTGGATGTGTAAACCTCTGGCACTAATAGGCTAGAAGGAGAACTCCAGAATGGTGCTTGCCAGCATAAACATCCTCATAGTAGAATGAGCTCCCCACAGAAGAGTGCTGTCAGCATCTGTGTTCCCAAAGGGAGTTCCAGTTTTCTCCTGCTTTTCAAGGGTGCTAAAATCAGCAAGTGGGTCTGACTCAGGCTTCTTTCTACTGCGACTCAGAGTGTATGAGATTTTATGCATGCCCTTTAAGAACAGCCTATGCTTTGTACAGCTTTCTGGCTTTCCCATACACAAGCCCcattggccttcaaagccagacaTTCCTGGGGCTTGTCTTGGTGCAGGAACCCCAGGATAGGGAGCATGACATGAGGCTCAGTCTCCTTGATCACTGGGGAGAATTTCTGCAGCTGTGATTATCTTCTCATTTGTTGTCACCTACCCAGGTGATGTGTATCTTGACTGTACTGTATCACCTCAtaattccttctttatatctttagttatggaaaatcttttctgctagGCCTCAGGTTGTTCTTATAGACAGTTGCTCTGTAGATGCGCTTTTCCTGTGCCTGTGGGAAGAGGTGtgctcagggtcttcctactctgccatcttggccacaTCTCcctggtatatgatctttttaatgtattgggatttttaaatataattttatttatttggctatactgagtctctgttgctgtgcggacttctctctagttgcggggagCGATGACCACtgtctagctgcagtgcacaggcttgtcATGGCAATGGcctcttttgttgcagagcacaggctctagagcgttcaggcttcagcagttccagctacacaggctctgtagttgtggtaccCAGCCTTAGCTAccctgtggcatgagggatccttctggaccaggaatcaaactcatgtgtcctgcactggcaggcagattccttgtcactgagccagcagggaagcccgaatgtatgttgaattctgtttgttgatattttgttgaggattccTGCTTCtgtattcatcagggatattgaccAGTACTGTTACTTTCTGGTACTGTCCTTGTCTGTTTTTGGTATCatggtaatgctggcctcataaaatgagtttgaaagtgtttcctcctctttgattttttggaagagtttgaaaagCATTTGGTAGAATCCACCAATGAATTGTCTAGTCCTGGACTTTGTTGTTGGGAGGCTTCCGATTAATTATTTCAAACTCATAACTTTTTCTCCCCCTTCATATTTTATACTTCTTTCAGACTCAGTTTTGGTAGAGTGTATGTTTAAGAATTTATcagtttcttctaggttgtccaatttgttggttactgattgttcatagtagtctcttgtgaCCCTTCGCATTTCTATAGTATCAGTTTTaacatctctttcatttctttctgttttttaataatttattgctTTAGAGAGTGTGGCCAGGCGGCTCCGACGGAGCAGGGTTTTCCTTGCCAGTGAATCGTGTAGAGTACAGTGCCAGTCTCTTGTCTTCTCTTCACCATGGCTTCTTCTGATATCCAGGTGAAGGAACTGGAGAAGCGTGCCTCAGGCCAGGCTTTTGAGCTGATTCTCAGCCCTCGATCAAAAGAATCTGTCCCAGAatttcccctttcccctcctAAGAAGAAGGATCTTTCCCTGGAGGAAATTCAGAAGAAAttagaagctgcagaagaaagacGCAAGTCCCATGAAGCTGAGGTCTTGAAGCAGCTTGCTGAGAAACGGGAGCATGAGAAAGAAGTGCTTCAGAAGGCGATAGAGGAGAACAACAACTTCAGTAAGATGGCGGAAGAGAAGCTGACCCACAAGATGGAGGCCAACAAAGAGAACCGAGAGGCGCAGATGGCCGCCAAGCTGGAGCGCTTGCGGGAGAAGGACAAGCACATTGAAGAAGTGCGGAAGAACAAAGAATCCAAAGATCCTGCTGATGAGACTGAAGCCGACTAATTTGCTCTGAGAACTGactttctccccctccccttcctaaATATCCAAAGACTGTACTGGCCAGTGTCATTTTACTTTTGCCCTCCTGACAAATATTCTAGAAGCTGATGTAGGACTGTATAGGTAGATCCAGACGGTATGATGTTGTTTTAGGGGCTGAAGGGGAGAAACGAAAAGTGTTTTACTCTTTTTCTAAAGTGTTGAAGTCTTTCTAATGTAGCTATTTTTCTTGTTGCATCTTTTCTACTTCAGTACACCTGGTGTGCTGGGTTAATGGCTAGTACTGTATTGGCTCCGTGGAAACATGTCTGTGAAAAGAGTATGTAGTGGCTTCTTTCAAATTGTTAGATGCTGAATATGTTCACTTTTAAATCCCAATTCTGTCCCGATCTTACAGACGCTACTGTACTTGAATGGTTAATAAAACTGCACAGTGCGGttggtggcaaaaaaaaaaaaaataatttattgctttaataatttattttttaaaataatttaattttttattgatttcttttggctgtgctgggtcttcattgttatgtgggcttttctctggttgcagcaggcGGGGACGgccctctagttgcggtgctcgggtgtctcattgtggtggtttctcttattgcagagcaggggctgtagggtgtgtgggctcagaagctgtggttcccaggctctagagcacgggctcaatgGTGGTggtacatggacttagttgctccaaagcatgtgggatcatctcagaccagggatcgaacttgtgtctcctgcgttagcaggggaattccttaccactgagccaccagggaaacccctcccttttcatttctgattttatttgaattttttcttttttcctaggtGAATTCAGCAAAATATTTGCCAATTTTGTAATCTTAAAAAATGCCCTTAATTTCAGTGATCTTTTCTGTGGTCTTTCTAGTCtctatttaattcattttcattttgatctttatttccttccttctagtgTACTAACTGTCgactgtttgttctttttctagtttcttaaaagaaactaaagttaggttgtttatttgagatctttcttatttcttagtGTAATCATTTACCACTATGAACTTCCCTCATATTAATAGAACTACTTTTACTGCATTACATAATTTTTgtatgttatattttcatttgtctcaatgtattttttaatttctcttttgacttATTCCTTGACTCATTGGTTGTTCAGTAGCATGTTTAATCCTcacatgtttattaatttttcagttttgttcttaTAATTGATTCCTAGTTACACCATTCATGTCAGCAAAGATGCTTAatctgtgacttccctggtggtccagtggttaaaactcctcTCTGCCAATGAaggggcacagattcaatccctggttaagaattaagatcccacatgctgcatggtgtagccaataaattaattaattaattaaaaaatgcttgatctgatttcagtattgttAAAATTATTAAGACTTATATTTTGGCCATGTGCACTTTGAGGAAAAATATGCATTGTTACTTTTGGATGGAATATTCTGTATGTATCTATTAAGTTCCTTTAATATGTCATTTAAAGGTACAGATCTGTTCATATGAAACAGTTTGGTGATCTGTGAGCTTCATTAACTTGGATATCCAAATCTCTCTTTAGATTTGGGAATTTCTcaactattatttctttaaataagctttcttcctgcttctcttGTCTTTTTCTAGGATTCCAGTAATTAACAAACTTTCTTTTGATGTTGTCCTATAGACAagttagctttttcttttctttttattcttttctcttctcttattgGATAATTTCAAAGGTCCTGTCTTCTAATTCATACATACTTTTCTTTTGCTTGATTCATCCTGCTGTTA comes from the Bos javanicus breed banteng chromosome 28, ARS-OSU_banteng_1.0, whole genome shotgun sequence genome and includes:
- the LOC133240462 gene encoding stathmin, producing the protein MASSDIQVKELEKRASGQAFELILSPRSKESVPEFPLSPPKKKDLSLEEIQKKLEAAEERRKSHEAEVLKQLAEKREHEKEVLQKAIEENNNFSKMAEEKLTHKMEANKENREAQMAAKLERLREKDKHIEEVRKNKESKDPADETEAD